GCTCGACGGCGTGAGCTTCTCGCTGCAGGCCGGCCGCACGCTGGCGGTGGTGGGCGAATCGGGCTGCGGCAAGTCCACCCTGGCCAAGCTGCTGACCATGATCGAAACGCCCACCGCCGGTCAGCTGCTGATCGACGGGCTGGACGTGGCCCAGGCCAATGGCGAGCAGCGCCGCGCCCTGCGCCGCCAAGTGCAGATCGTGTTCCAGAACCCCTACGGCTCGCTCAACCCGCGCCAGACCATCGGCCGCACGCTGATGGAGCCGCTGGAGGCCAACCACGTCGGCAGCCCGGCCGAGCGCGAGGCCGCGGCCCGCGCCATGCTGGCCCGCGTGGGCCTGCGCGAAGAGGCCTTCGGCCGCTACCCGCACATGTTCTCCGGCGGCCAGCGCCAGCGCGTGGCCATCGCCCGTGCACTGATGCTGCAGCCCCGCGTGCTGGTGCTGGACGAGCCCGTCTCCGCGCTGGACGTGTCCATCCGCGCCCAGGTGCTCAACCTGCTGGCCGACCTGCAGCGCGAGCTGGGCGTGGCCTACCTCTTCATCTCGCACGACCTGGGCGTGGTGCGCCACGTGGCCGACGAGGTGATGGTGATGTACCTGGGCCGCTGTGTGGAACGCGGCACGCGCGATGCCGTGTTCGGCCACCCGCGCCACCCCTACACCCAGGCCCTGCTCTCGGCCACGCCCACGGTGGACCCGGCCCAGCGCCGCACCCGCATCATCCTGCAGGGCGAACTGCCCTCGCCCATCGCCCGCCCCAGCGGCTGCGGCTTCCGCACCCGCTGCCCGCTGGCCTTCGAGCGCTGCGCAGCCGAGGTGCCGGTGCTGGAGGCCGGTGGCAAAGGACAAACCGAAGCCGCCTGCTGGGCCAGCACCTGAACCGAAAGCCGATGCCGCCCCACGCACACCTGCCCCCGCTGGCCATCGCCGGCATCGGTCTGCTCATCGCTTGGCGGATCTACAGCCGGGTGCGGCGCCTGGTGGGGCGGCAGCACTTTCGCCCGGTGCGGGCCTGGATGTCGCTGATCCTGCTGCCGCTGCTGGCCGCCGTGCTCTTGCTGGGCCTGGCGGTCCATCCGCTGCGGGCCGCCGTGCTGGTGGTGGGCCTGGGCGCCGGCGCGCTGTTGGCCCAGTTGGGCTTGCAGCGCACGCGCTTCGAGGTCACGCCCCAGGGACTTTTCTACACGCCCCATGCCCACATCGGCATCGCCCTGTCCCTGCTGCTGACGGCCCGCGTGGTCTACCGCCTGGCCCAGCTCTATTGGTTGCCCGAGCTGCTCGCCGAGTCGCCGGACCACTTCATCCGCAGCCCACTCACCCTGATGATCCTGGGCACCCTGCTGGCCTATTACGCACGCTATGCCTGGGGACTCATCCGCTGGTCCCGCTCCGTGGCGCAGACGCCCTCTCCCTAGCTTCGTGAAGCCCCTTCACAGAGCAGCAAAACCCCAGACCTGAGGCGCTGCGACAGTCGCGAGAACACTTCTCGTTCTCGTCCCCATGAAGCTCTCTTCCCCGCGCGCCCGACGCCTGGTCCTGGGTGCCATTGCGCTGCTGTTGATCACCCTGGGCGCGCGGTACATCTTCTTCCGCCGCCCGGCTCCGCCCTCGCTGATCACCGCGCCAGTCCAGCGCGCCGACATCGAGGACACCGTGCTGGCCAATGGCACGCTGCAGGCCTTCAAGCAGGTCAGCGTGGGGGCCCAGGTGTCGGGGCAGGTGAAATCGCTCAAGGTGGCCTTGGGCGACATGGTGAAGAAGGGCCAGCTGGTGGCCGAGATCGACTCGATGACGCAGCAGAACACGCTGCGCAACGCCCAGGCGGCGCTGGCCCAGGTGCAGGCCCAGCTGCTCGCTGCCCAGGCCACGCTGGCCCAGAACCAGCGCACCCTGAACCGCCAGCAGCAGATGCGCCGCAGCGACGCCAGCGCCCAGGCCGACCTGGACAGTGCCCGTGAAGGCGTCGAGACCGCGCAGGCCAATGTGGAGGCGCTGAAGGCCCAGGTCGAGGCCGCCCGCATCGCCGTGGACACGGCCCAGGTGAACCTGGGCTACACCCGCATCACCTCGCCCATCGACGGCCAGGTGGTGGCCATCGTGACCGAGGAGGGCACGACGGTCAACGCCAACCAGTCCGCACCGACCATCCTCATCGTCGCCCAGGTGGACACGATGACGGTGAAGGCGTCCATCTCCGAGGCGGATGTGACGAGTGTGAAGCCGGGGCAGAAGGTGTACTTCACCATCCTGGGCGAGCCCGACCGCCGCTGGGACACCACGCTGCGCAGCATCGAGCCCGCCACCGACAGCATCAGCTCCAGCAGCACCTCCAGCACCAGCAGCAGTTCCACCAACAGCACCACCAGCGCCACCGCCATCTACTACAACGGCAAGCTGGATGTGCCCAACCCGGACCACCTGCTGCGCATCTCGATGACGGCCACGGTGCACATCGTGCGCAACGCGGCGAAGAACGCGCTGACCATCCCCGCCGGCGCCCTGGGCCCGCGCGGCCAGGATGGCCAGACCCAGGTGCAGGTGGTGGGTCCGGATGGCCGACCCCAGCCGAGGAGGGTGAAGATCGGCATCGACAACAACGTGGCCGCCCAGGTGCTGGATGGCCTGCGTGAAGGCGAGCAGGTGGTGCTGGGCAACGCGGCCAGCGCCAGCAGCGGCAGCAACCAGCGGCGCATGGGCCCGCCGATGTTCTGACGCCGGCACCATGAGCGAACACACGCAAGCCGCCCCGCTGCTGGACCTGCGCGGCGTCAGCCGCGACTTTCCCGCCGGCGAAGGCACCCTGACGGTGCTGCAGGACATCGACCTGCAGATCCAGGCCGGTGAGATGGTGGCCATCGTCGGCCAATCCGGCTCCGGCAAGTCCACCCTGATGAACCTGATCGGCTGCCTGGACCAGGCCAGCCGCGGCCGCTACACCATCGCCGGGCGCGAAGTCGCCCAGCTCCGCCCGGACGAGCTGGCCGAGCTGCGGCGCGAGCACTTCGGCTTCATCTTCCAGCGCTACCACCTGCTGTCGGACCTGACGGCCCAGGGCAATGTGGAGGTGCCCGCGATCTACGCCGGCCTGCCGGCCGCGGAGCGCCACAGCCGCGCGCAGGCCCTGCTGCAGCGCCTGGGGCTGGGCGACCGCACCCAGCATGTGCCGGGCAAGCTCTCCGGCGGCCAGCAGCAGCGGGTGTCCATCGCCCGTGCGCTGATGAACGGCGGCAGTGTCATCCTGGCCGACGAGCCCACCGGGGCGCTGGACAGCGGCTCGGGCGAAGAGGTGATGCGCATCCTGGGCGAACTGCATGCCCAGGGCCAGACCATCATCATCGTCACCCACGACATGGGCGTGGCCCGCCACGCCGAGCGCATCGTGGAGCTGAAGGACGGCCGCATCGTCTCCGATGCGCCCAACACCCCGTCGCGGGCCACCGCCCCGGCGTCCACCCCGCGCACGCCACCGGCGCCGGCCCGTGACCAGACCCTGGCCCGCCGCTGGCGCGCCACCGCCGACAGCCTGGGCGAGGCCTTGCGCATGGCCTTGCTCGCCATGAACGCCCACCGCCTGCGCACCCTGCTGACCATGCTGGGCATCGTCATCGGCATCGCCTCGGTGGTGTCGGTGGTGGCGCTGGGCCGGGGCTCGCAGCAGAAGGTGCTGGCCAACATCGCCAACATCGGCACCAACACCATCGAGGTGTTCTCCGGCCAGGGCTTTGGCGACCCGCGCTCCGCCCGCATCCAGACCCTGCGCCCGGAGGACGCGGACGCGCTGGCCGAGCAGTCCTACGTGGACAGCGTGACGCCCAATGTGCAGACCTCGGTGACCGCGCGGGTGGGCAATATCGACGCCTCGGTCAACGTCACCGGCGTGGGCGAGCAGTACTTCCGCGTCAAGGGGCTGCAGATGGCCCTGGGCACGGCCTTCGATGCCGACGGCATCCGCCGCTACGCCCAGGTGGCGGTGATCGACGACAACGCGAAGAAGAAGCTCTTTCCCACCGGCGACCCGATCGGCCAGGTGCTGTTCCTGGGCAGCATGCCGGTCTATGTGGTCGGCGTCACCGCCAAAAAGGACAGTGCCTTCGGCCCCAACAGCGAAAGCCTGAACATCTTCGTGCCCTACACCACGACGATGCGCCGGCTGATCGGCCAGGGCTATCTGCGCAGCATCACGGTGCGGGTGGACGACTCGGCACCCATGGCCGCGGCCGAACAGGGCATCAACCAGCTGCTGGAGCGCCGCCATGGCCGGGTGGATTTCTACGTGCTCAACACCGACAGCATCCGCCAGACCATTGAAAGCACCACGCAGACCATGACCCTGCTGATCGCCTCGATCGCGGTCATCTCCCTGGTGGTGGGCGGCATCGGGGTGATGAACATCATGCTTGTGAGCGTCACGGAGCGCACCGCCGAGATCGGCGTGCGCATGGCCGTGGGGGCGCGCCAGCGCGACATCCAGCAGCAGTTCCTGATCGAGGCCGTGCTGGTCTGCCTGCTGGGTGGCGTGCTGGGCATCGCGGGGGCCCTGGGCTTCGGCGCGCTGTTCTCCCACTTCAGCCAGGACTTTGCGCTGTCCTTCTCGCCCACCGCGATGGGCGCTGCCTTCCTCTGCGCCACGCTGATCGGCGTCGTGTTCGGCTACCTGCCGGCCCGCAGCGCCGCCCGCCTCAACCCGGTCGAGGCCCTGTCCCGTGATTGATCCCATGGCCGCACGTTCACGCTTCTTCCCGCTCCAGGCCCTGACCCTGGCCACCCTCACGCTGCTGGCCAGCGGCTGCGCCCTCACCCGCACGCCCTACAGCGCGCCCGAACCAGCCGTGCCGGCGCAGTGGGACACCCCGAGCCCGGCCGCGGCCAGCATCGAACACTGGTGGACCCGCTTCGACGACCCCACCCTGAGCGCCCTGGTCGATGAAGCCCTGCGGCGCAACGCCGACATGGCCGTGGCCGCCCTGTCGGTGAAGCAGGCGCAGTTGGCCGCCGAGCTGGCCGACAACAACCGCTGGCCTGTGCCCAGCGCCAGCCTCAGCAGCAGCTCGCAGCGCGCCATCAACCCTGCCGGCACCCGCAGCCAGACCCACAGCGTCAGCGCCGGCGTGAGCTGGGAGGTGGACCTGTGGGAACGCCTGGCCGCGCTGAACGACGCGGCCCAATGGGAGGCCCTG
This sequence is a window from Ideonella dechloratans. Protein-coding genes within it:
- a CDS encoding ABC transporter ATP-binding protein, coding for MSAAAETAAPVLEARELQRLYPVARGLFKPPATVHALDGVSFSLQAGRTLAVVGESGCGKSTLAKLLTMIETPTAGQLLIDGLDVAQANGEQRRALRRQVQIVFQNPYGSLNPRQTIGRTLMEPLEANHVGSPAEREAAARAMLARVGLREEAFGRYPHMFSGGQRQRVAIARALMLQPRVLVLDEPVSALDVSIRAQVLNLLADLQRELGVAYLFISHDLGVVRHVADEVMVMYLGRCVERGTRDAVFGHPRHPYTQALLSATPTVDPAQRRTRIILQGELPSPIARPSGCGFRTRCPLAFERCAAEVPVLEAGGKGQTEAACWAST
- a CDS encoding efflux RND transporter periplasmic adaptor subunit, which gives rise to MKLSSPRARRLVLGAIALLLITLGARYIFFRRPAPPSLITAPVQRADIEDTVLANGTLQAFKQVSVGAQVSGQVKSLKVALGDMVKKGQLVAEIDSMTQQNTLRNAQAALAQVQAQLLAAQATLAQNQRTLNRQQQMRRSDASAQADLDSAREGVETAQANVEALKAQVEAARIAVDTAQVNLGYTRITSPIDGQVVAIVTEEGTTVNANQSAPTILIVAQVDTMTVKASISEADVTSVKPGQKVYFTILGEPDRRWDTTLRSIEPATDSISSSSTSSTSSSSTNSTTSATAIYYNGKLDVPNPDHLLRISMTATVHIVRNAAKNALTIPAGALGPRGQDGQTQVQVVGPDGRPQPRRVKIGIDNNVAAQVLDGLREGEQVVLGNAASASSGSNQRRMGPPMF
- a CDS encoding MacB family efflux pump subunit — its product is MSEHTQAAPLLDLRGVSRDFPAGEGTLTVLQDIDLQIQAGEMVAIVGQSGSGKSTLMNLIGCLDQASRGRYTIAGREVAQLRPDELAELRREHFGFIFQRYHLLSDLTAQGNVEVPAIYAGLPAAERHSRAQALLQRLGLGDRTQHVPGKLSGGQQQRVSIARALMNGGSVILADEPTGALDSGSGEEVMRILGELHAQGQTIIIVTHDMGVARHAERIVELKDGRIVSDAPNTPSRATAPASTPRTPPAPARDQTLARRWRATADSLGEALRMALLAMNAHRLRTLLTMLGIVIGIASVVSVVALGRGSQQKVLANIANIGTNTIEVFSGQGFGDPRSARIQTLRPEDADALAEQSYVDSVTPNVQTSVTARVGNIDASVNVTGVGEQYFRVKGLQMALGTAFDADGIRRYAQVAVIDDNAKKKLFPTGDPIGQVLFLGSMPVYVVGVTAKKDSAFGPNSESLNIFVPYTTTMRRLIGQGYLRSITVRVDDSAPMAAAEQGINQLLERRHGRVDFYVLNTDSIRQTIESTTQTMTLLIASIAVISLVVGGIGVMNIMLVSVTERTAEIGVRMAVGARQRDIQQQFLIEAVLVCLLGGVLGIAGALGFGALFSHFSQDFALSFSPTAMGAAFLCATLIGVVFGYLPARSAARLNPVEALSRD